The Malus domestica chromosome 17, GDT2T_hap1 genome contains the following window.
tggtaaactgaaaaaaaagggcttattttggaagctgctgtgagaataagctgaaaatcaaaggaaaagctgaagctgctatttgctgctttgaaaaaaagccagttttttcaaagcacacggagctacagtgctcctttaatgaaaagacacactatcatcctgattttttttccaaaagcactttcacaaaaaagtttaccaaacactctactggctttatttcacagccgcttattctcacagcacagccgcttattctcacagcagctttttttcaaagcacagcaataccaaatcagccctTAGTCCGGTCACAGTTCGATCTCATACCAACTTTCAAATAGCATTGCCTAGCTAATATTTACAAGTTTCTAAAGTTcaatcatttttattttgtatttttatacttcagatttcattttgttttaagttatagattttattaataattttcatttattttttatgttttttttctttctttttttttgaagttttaagTTGAAATTTCTAATATACCTCTATATTTAACGGGGGAAAATAAGACGTTGGTGAAAAAACCAAGTAACACATTGTTAAGTATTCAAGTactaaagaaactaatataagaGTTATGAACTAATTAAACTATGGGGTAAAGTTTataaccattgctacaattaagCCATAAATTACTATTAGGGTAGTAGGGCCTTTGGCTAAGGAATTTAGTTAGTTCTTAAGCTGGTAAATCAAACTAATAAATTGATAAGGATTGTTTAGACACTAACACTTTTTGTCCATTTGAACGTTTAACTCTGCATTAGATTGATGAGTTTTTTTAGTCAATTTGGTAAAAGTAGCTTACATGTGTTGGATTTGGTGGCTTTGATTTGAGCCAAAATTGGAGTCCAACATCAGTGGGTGAGGGGAGCCATGTAGTGCTTTATAAGCAAGTGTCCACACACATTATTGCTGAGGCCTTTTGATAAAACGCCATGCCCATTACTCTCTGGATTGGCTAAAGTGCAAAGAATATCGGCAATACAATTTCGTGTGTGTGGGACTCGTTCGACCCGTTAGTGTGCATCCACATAACAACACATCAATCGAATTACGAATTACGCACTTATCATACCATTAATTTAATGAAGATGTGAATAATCTGTTGGACAAAATGTATGAATTAAAACAATTTTCTAGAACTTCAGAGTCTAGTGCGAAAAGTTTAAAACCTCTTAATCCAATTTGAGAATCACTCTAAACGTTCAACCGTGCACCAGAGCATGTGATGTACACAATGTGTAAAGTAGTCTAATTAGACGGACCAGTCGTTAACCAGAGTaaaaaaagaatagaaaaaatCTTGGCCTTGCATTAACATGTTTTTAAGTAGTTTAATTTGATGAACTCGTTAACCaaaagtcaaaaaaaaaaaccaaaagacaaaaacaaaaaaaacaaataacagTAAAAGTCTTGGTCGCGAATATAGAACGTAGGTAGGAAAATTGCCTACCTACTTGTCCACCTGTCGTTGATGAGAATATGGTTGGTCATCAATTGAGGCAGCATGTGTGTAGAATAAATTAATCGTATCATGCAAATTCCTGGCGGTGCACATATCAAAGagagttttatttgtattaaaATTGGCCAGCTCCGTATCTCCGTTCTTCATGTCCATCTCAGTCATCAGTCAGCACATTGGATCTGCattcttttcagttttcaattaTCTTTTTCAATGTAAAAGTACAGGTGGCCGAGAGAGCACGTCATTAGATACCAAGAGCTCTTTTTAAGATTAAAACCACACGAGAAACGCTATAGAGACTTTgactttttactttttatcaGATCATGTGTTTAGTATAATGTTTCAATGTTAGTACAAAAATGGATGTTAAATTATAAGGTGATAGAGAATTTTACTTTAAAGTAGcattcttagcatttctcaaatgGGGTTCATATATGCACAATATTATTGTTTACATTTAAGGTATATTTCTCTATGATATATTTATGAGTACAATTTTTGTATGAAAATTATCTTTGTAATATAATATCATCTAACAATAAATATAGAAGAATTTAAAGGAAGATATATGTCAAAGAAATAACAATTTTACCCAAGAAAAATGTAAGCACATAAAAAATACGGTATTATACAAAGCGAAAAATATCTTgtgtattttttaatttgtacttaATCAGTTATGCATATattagaaataatttttttggaaaTATATATAACTAAAAGTTGTGGGCTCCTTGAAGATGGGCCATGTCACATGCTATTGTAGAAGGACactcttgtttttttattcGAAGTACAGTATCACTTTTCTTTTCTATATGCTCCTTTTATTTgtcaataaaaatatatttttctttaatttaactCAGAGTAAGAACATtgattttgataaaaaaaataaaaaatcataataacAAGTGTTAATGACACGCGGAGAAAGCTGACTTTAGAAAAAACCTGTCGGTGAAATCCAATTAAGAAAGGTCTAGTAAAGGAAAACATGATGCCAAAAAAACTTATTCAATAATTACAAACTCAACATGCATAAATTTATAAGTTATTAAAGCCCCAAATGCGCTCAAAATAATAATGTTCTATACAATGATGAGCTAGATAGTTTTAGACTTTCACGCTCAAATGTAATTTTTGCAAGAGTCTGAAGATCTTCAATTAAATTTCTTAAAGTAAAAGTAAATCGACTGATAACTTCATACCATTAATGCGTATATAATTGTGCGAGATTAGTTTGAAACAAATTCATCACTAAATTTTACATGTAAAACCAACTTTTGCCTAACTTCTTTTGAACATGGGTTACTCTTATAATATATTTATCTCCATTTACACTGTATTTGCAGGTCACATACTTCAAATGCGGTGGAGTGTCACTTGGCGTCGGCCTGGAACATCGGGTGGCAGATGGGTGCTCAGGTCTCCACTTTGTAAATACATGGTCTGATATCGCTCGCGGACTTGACCTTACAATCCCACCTTTCATCGACCGGACATTACTTCGTGCCCGAGACCCACCTCAGACAACATTCGACCACGTTGAATACCAACCTGATCCGCCCTTAAAAACTCCTCCGCCGACCACAAAAGATGGTGATGCTGAGAGCACAACAGTCTCCATTTTCAGATTGACGCGGGAGCAACTAAGCGTCTTGAAAGCCAAGTCTAAGGAAGAAGGGAACTCAATCAACTACAGCACATATGAGATGTTGGCAGGCCATGTTtggagatgtgcatccaaggcacgTAATCTTCCCGATGACCGAGTGACCAAACTGCATGTTGCGGTTGATGGACGGTCCAGACTGCAACCCCCACTCCCACCCGGTTTCTTTGGCAATGTGGTTTTCGCAGGCGCACCATTTGCAACAGCGGGGGATCTCAAATCGAAACCAACATGGTATGCTGCAAGCCGAATACATGATGTTGTGGTGCGCATGAACAACGATTACCTTAGATCAGCTCTTGATTATCTTGAGGTTCAACCTGATCTGTCGGCCCTTGTTCGCGGAGCTCATACTTTTCGGTGCCCGAAACTTGGGATAACTAGTTGGGCAAGGCTGCCGATCTACGATGCAGATTTTGGTTGGGGTCGACCTATTTTCATGGGTCCCGGTGGAATTGGATACGAGGGGTTGGCTTTTGTGTTACCAAGTCCAATAAATGATGGGAGTTTATCAGTGGCCATCTCCCTGCAGTCTGACCATATGAAATCATTTGCCAAGTTGTTGTATGACATATGAGGAAATCAAATGCGTGAAGAATTCGTTCATCGGCCTGAAAATAAAATGACGTGTTTGTGTATTCGTTGGTAATGTACTCTTGTGGCGAGCTTCTTGTCTAAGTtgcctccattttctcttgaaaTAAAAGATATTGAGTTTTTTAAATAGGTTTGAATGCCTTGAGCGACGAGATAGAgcaaaattattttattgtatGGCTTAGCTTAAATCAACTCACCCTTATAGGCATTTTATTCCATCTTCGGAGAAATAATTCGGTTTTAAAACATGAGTGAGTGAGAAatgtttagaaaaaaaaaaaagaaaaaaaaaaccacggttggaaaaataaaaaaaccaacatCGGCAACAATAACTGAAAAAGAAGGGAAATCAGAAAGCAATAACAAGGGGAAAAGAGAAATAATTCCGAGTAAAAGAGGGATTCGCGTCTTCATCTTTCGGGTACATGAGCAAAAGAGGGAATTACACAACttaaccagaaaaaaaaaaaacttggccaCTAGAACTAAATAAAtcctattactataaataaaagcacaataGGATGATACAACACACATCTCAAAATTacatctctttttcttttcttttttgccgCTGGCCCTCTCCCTTTTTAGTCCTAAAtacaatttaatgaattaagCCTACAAcagaaatatatatacacaaaaatgttattcttaCTATTTAGTTGTACCTAATAGATATGCTCATGCGTTGACAGACCTTACTTTAATTGGGTCCCTCAGTATTTCTTCTGGTTGCAGTAAAAGAGAAAAGTAGCTAGGCATCTCTGTGataaacaaaaactgaaaaaaatggcCAAGAAGGTGACGGTGAGGGTGACGGAGTCGATAATGGTGAAGCCAGCCGAGGAGTCGACGCCTCGGGGCACACTATGGCTCTCGAACTCGGACCTGAAATTGCCGTCTTTTCACACGTCCAGTGTCTACTTCTACAGACCCAGTGATGCAGACAACTTCTTTGACCTGGGTTTGCTCAAGAAAGCACTCGGGAAGACCCTCGTGCCCTGCTACCCATTGGCAGGCCGCTTCAAGCTCAACGGCGAGAACGGTCGTATCGAGGTTGATTGCAATGCGGAGGGAGTGCTCTTTGTTGTGGCAGAGAGCAGCTCCGTCCTGGATGATTTTGGCGATTTTACGCCCACTCCCGACTTCCTAAAGCTCATTCCTACCGTTGATTACTCTGCTGGGATATCCTCATATCCTATTTTGGTATTATAggtatatattaaaaaagaaagctGTTATTAACACTTTCAAAATTTATGCACTTTATATCAATTGTTTCAGAGAGAATTTGGATGCCTCCCTAGCTATTAATGTTATTTGACTAGAACTTGTTGGTTTTTAGTATTTTATCAAATTCCCtaatattaatgtaataatgcatTTCTATGtagttattatattttaaattaaaaattg
Protein-coding sequences here:
- the LOC103417342 gene encoding shikimate O-hydroxycinnamoyltransferase-like, whose product is MAVDVSVRESTIVKPTEETPKQVLWMSNLDLVILGKHTPSVYFYRRSQTGSHQGNSFFDPAVLKRALAKALVPFYPLAGRLQQNETGRSEINCNGEGVLFVVAETTSVLDDFGDFAPTPEFRKLIPVIDYSAGISTYPLLVVQVTYFKCGGVSLGVGLEHRVADGCSGLHFVNTWSDIARGLDLTIPPFIDRTLLRARDPPQTTFDHVEYQPDPPLKTPPPTTKDGDAESTTVSIFRLTREQLSVLKAKSKEEGNSINYSTYEMLAGHVWRCASKARNLPDDRVTKLHVAVDGRSRLQPPLPPGFFGNVVFAGAPFATAGDLKSKPTWYAASRIHDVVVRMNNDYLRSALDYLEVQPDLSALVRGAHTFRCPKLGITSWARLPIYDADFGWGRPIFMGPGGIGYEGLAFVLPSPINDGSLSVAISLQSDHMKSFAKLLYDI
- the LOC103417382 gene encoding shikimate O-hydroxycinnamoyltransferase-like, which codes for MAKKVTVRVTESIMVKPAEESTPRGTLWLSNSDLKLPSFHTSSVYFYRPSDADNFFDLGLLKKALGKTLVPCYPLAGRFKLNGENGRIEVDCNAEGVLFVVAESSSVLDDFGDFTPTPDFLKLIPTVDYSAGISSYPILVL